One genomic region from Reichenbachiella ulvae encodes:
- a CDS encoding WD40/YVTN/BNR-like repeat-containing protein: MKTPLLLLLCLPIWLQAQTVVDSTASLRGISVLDENVIWVSGSNSTIAKTEDGGTTWVKISIPETDGLDFRDVEVFSATEVLVMSAGEGELSNIFKTEDGGTTWEKVYANSEPKGFFNGFSFDKDGRGVLTGDPVDGKLFVLKTKNKGASWKRVRADKLPLMAQDEAGGFAASGSHLYLGEEFFINGTGGRMSRIIKSNRSLSVWKPIYVPMIQGESSQGIFSIDFCDKNNGIAVGGDYTQPDIGEDNVMITSDGGEVWVPADNFPVYQSSVKYLNCDRVISTGPSATYLSNDGGFTWERVDAPGFHTLGVGPDGNIWAAGSGGRVMNIKL; this comes from the coding sequence ATGAAAACCCCTCTTCTCCTTCTCCTTTGCCTACCCATTTGGTTACAGGCACAAACTGTTGTGGATTCTACTGCCTCCCTTCGAGGGATATCTGTATTGGATGAGAATGTCATCTGGGTCAGTGGAAGCAACAGCACAATTGCCAAAACGGAAGACGGAGGCACCACCTGGGTCAAAATATCAATACCAGAAACAGATGGATTAGATTTTAGAGATGTGGAGGTGTTTTCGGCAACTGAAGTTTTGGTGATGAGTGCTGGAGAGGGCGAATTATCCAATATTTTTAAGACAGAAGATGGGGGCACCACCTGGGAAAAGGTGTATGCTAATTCGGAACCCAAAGGATTTTTCAACGGCTTCAGTTTTGATAAAGACGGAAGAGGAGTGCTGACTGGAGATCCAGTAGATGGAAAACTATTCGTTTTAAAAACTAAGAATAAAGGAGCTAGCTGGAAGAGAGTTAGAGCTGATAAGTTGCCACTGATGGCTCAAGACGAGGCAGGGGGCTTTGCAGCTAGCGGCAGTCACTTGTATCTGGGAGAAGAATTTTTTATCAATGGGACAGGAGGTCGAATGTCTAGAATAATTAAATCAAATCGATCTTTAAGCGTTTGGAAGCCCATATACGTTCCTATGATTCAAGGAGAGTCCAGTCAGGGAATCTTTTCTATAGACTTTTGTGATAAGAATAATGGAATAGCTGTGGGAGGAGACTATACTCAACCAGACATAGGTGAAGATAACGTGATGATTACCTCTGACGGTGGTGAAGTATGGGTTCCGGCTGATAATTTTCCTGTTTATCAATCTTCTGTTAAATACTTGAATTGTGATCGGGTTATTTCTACAGGGCCATCTGCTACTTATTTGTCAAATGATGGCGGGTTCACCTGGGAGAGGGTTGATGCCCCGGGGTTTCACACCCTGGGAGTTGGGCCTGATGGCAATATTTGGGCTGCCGGCAGTGGTGGACGAGTCATGAACATCAAATTATAA
- the hisA gene encoding 1-(5-phosphoribosyl)-5-[(5-phosphoribosylamino)methylideneamino]imidazole-4-carboxamide isomerase — protein sequence MIRIIPAIDLIDGKCVRLTKGDYDQKKVYNENPLEVAKEFEDAGIKYLHLVDLDGSKAREIKNAAVLENIAANTGLTIDFGGGIRSDKDIDIAFNAGATQVNLGSVALENKTLYGEWLKKFGAEKIILSADSTNRKIAINGWQEESQVDLFDLIKEYEAMGNQYMVCTDISKDGMLQGIAVDLYKDLMATFPSQKIVASGGVKDIKDVEAAAALNMDGIIIGKAIYENKISLKQLEAYAD from the coding sequence ATGATTCGTATTATTCCCGCAATAGATTTAATAGATGGCAAATGTGTCCGATTGACGAAGGGCGACTATGACCAAAAGAAAGTATACAATGAGAATCCTCTGGAAGTAGCCAAGGAATTCGAAGATGCTGGTATCAAGTATCTTCATTTGGTGGATCTGGACGGGTCGAAAGCCAGAGAGATCAAAAACGCCGCTGTGCTGGAAAACATCGCTGCGAATACTGGACTAACTATCGATTTTGGTGGAGGCATTCGATCTGACAAGGACATAGACATTGCTTTCAATGCTGGAGCTACTCAGGTCAATTTGGGTAGTGTCGCTCTGGAGAACAAAACGCTCTATGGCGAATGGCTGAAAAAGTTTGGAGCTGAAAAGATCATCCTCAGTGCAGATTCTACTAACAGAAAAATAGCCATCAACGGCTGGCAGGAAGAATCTCAAGTCGATCTTTTCGATCTGATCAAAGAATATGAAGCAATGGGTAACCAATACATGGTTTGCACCGATATCAGCAAAGATGGAATGTTGCAAGGCATAGCCGTAGACTTATACAAAGACTTAATGGCTACTTTCCCTTCCCAAAAAATAGTCGCGAGCGGCGGAGTTAAGGACATCAAAGATGTAGAAGCTGCCGCTGCTCTGAACATGGATGGCATCATCATCGGTAAAGCCATCTACGAAAACAAAATTTCACTGAAACAACTGGAAGCCTATGCTGACTAA
- the hisF gene encoding imidazole glycerol phosphate synthase subunit HisF has protein sequence MLTKRIVPCLDIKDGRTVKGVNFVNLRDAGDPVELAAIYSEQGADELVFLDITATGDGRKTTAELVEKVAEKVNIPFTVGGGIKSVQDVYELLHRGADKISINSWAVKEPKVLDELALQFGSQCVVLAVDAKQIDGQWKVHLVGGKVPTEIDLFDWVKEAESRGAGEVLFTSMDHDGSKNGFANEALAKLSDMVSIPIIASGGAGSIQDFADTFVEGKADAALAASVFHFKEIEIPTLKNELKKQGIPVRI, from the coding sequence ATGCTGACTAAGAGAATCGTACCCTGCCTGGACATCAAAGATGGACGTACCGTGAAAGGCGTCAACTTTGTAAATCTAAGAGATGCAGGTGACCCGGTAGAACTGGCTGCCATCTACTCTGAGCAAGGGGCGGATGAGCTCGTGTTTTTGGACATCACAGCAACAGGTGACGGCAGAAAAACGACAGCTGAGCTGGTAGAAAAGGTTGCCGAGAAAGTCAATATTCCATTCACCGTAGGAGGAGGAATCAAATCTGTGCAGGATGTCTATGAACTACTGCACAGGGGAGCAGACAAGATTTCTATCAACTCTTGGGCGGTAAAAGAACCAAAAGTACTCGACGAATTGGCCTTGCAGTTTGGGAGTCAGTGCGTGGTACTGGCTGTAGATGCCAAACAAATCGATGGACAATGGAAGGTTCACCTGGTAGGCGGCAAAGTGCCAACTGAAATTGATCTGTTCGATTGGGTAAAAGAAGCCGAAAGCCGTGGTGCTGGCGAAGTGCTATTTACCTCTATGGATCATGATGGATCGAAAAATGGCTTTGCCAATGAAGCCTTGGCAAAACTATCGGACATGGTGAGTATTCCGATCATTGCGTCTGGGGGAGCAGGAAGCATTCAGGATTTTGCAGATACCTTTGTTGAAGGAAAAGCAGACGCGGCATTAGCGGCTAGTGTTTTTCACTTCAAAGAAATCGAAATACCAACCTTGAAAAACGAATTGAAAAAGCAGGGAATACCTGTAAGAATATAA
- the hisIE gene encoding bifunctional phosphoribosyl-AMP cyclohydrolase/phosphoribosyl-ATP diphosphatase HisIE encodes MVYRLLTMNIDWNKTEGLVPAIIQDAKTKNVLMLGYMNEEALTQTQESGKVTFYSRTKERLWTKGEESGNFLELVDIKLDCDNDTLLVQANPIGPTCHKGTDTCWAEENKSNFSFLSKLEAVIKDRHDNPDEKSYTSSLFKKGINKVAQKVGEEAVEVVIEAKDNSEELFLNESADLLYHYMILLRAKGYDLEDVVKVLEERHK; translated from the coding sequence ATGGTCTACAGACTATTGACTATGAATATCGATTGGAATAAAACTGAAGGCCTAGTGCCAGCCATCATTCAAGATGCGAAAACGAAAAACGTTTTGATGCTAGGCTATATGAATGAAGAAGCTTTGACTCAAACTCAGGAGAGTGGCAAAGTGACTTTCTACAGCCGCACCAAAGAAAGGCTCTGGACCAAAGGCGAAGAGAGTGGTAATTTTCTAGAACTGGTAGATATAAAACTGGACTGTGACAATGACACGCTCCTAGTTCAAGCCAATCCAATCGGACCTACTTGTCACAAGGGTACAGATACTTGCTGGGCAGAAGAAAACAAATCGAATTTCAGCTTTCTTTCCAAACTGGAGGCAGTAATCAAAGACCGCCATGATAACCCAGACGAGAAGTCTTACACCTCTTCCCTATTCAAAAAAGGAATCAACAAGGTCGCCCAAAAAGTAGGAGAAGAAGCCGTAGAAGTGGTGATAGAAGCCAAGGACAACAGCGAAGAATTATTCCTAAACGAATCTGCGGATCTTCTTTATCACTATATGATTTTGCTACGTGCCAAAGGTTATGATCTGGAGGATGTGGTAAAAGTTCTCGAAGAAAGACACAAGTAA
- a CDS encoding DUF2807 domain-containing protein codes for MNTSYKNLMGGLMAMVGLLIFSSCEDEISPSSTVTTEEFTVGDFHAVEVSNDFDVEIFYSDEEYVLIESNENLHDFITAVQEDGKLRISLDGVNVSGNTILKARVYTNNPLDFISVNNASRLTATEAIFSDQVELHVNGASFLRTQLDVERLDVEVSNASNLEIQGSSNHIGMVVKAGGMVQDDRLVVNFANMDLSGASSAELVINQEIRLTASGSSVLRYAGDAVIKAIDLSTGATIEKIDA; via the coding sequence ATGAATACCAGTTATAAAAATTTGATGGGAGGATTGATGGCAATGGTTGGACTATTGATTTTTTCCTCCTGTGAAGATGAAATTAGTCCTTCCTCTACTGTAACTACCGAGGAGTTTACTGTTGGCGATTTTCATGCTGTAGAAGTTTCCAATGATTTTGATGTGGAGATTTTTTACTCTGATGAAGAGTATGTTTTAATCGAATCCAATGAAAATTTACATGATTTTATCACGGCAGTTCAGGAAGATGGGAAATTGAGAATCAGTTTGGATGGTGTCAATGTTAGTGGAAATACCATTTTGAAAGCGAGGGTTTATACCAACAATCCTCTTGATTTTATTTCTGTAAATAACGCTTCTAGATTAACCGCTACAGAAGCTATTTTTTCTGATCAGGTAGAGCTGCATGTGAACGGCGCGAGTTTTTTGAGGACGCAACTGGATGTGGAACGACTGGATGTAGAAGTCTCGAATGCATCTAATTTGGAAATTCAAGGTAGCTCCAATCATATCGGCATGGTTGTAAAAGCCGGTGGTATGGTTCAGGATGATAGATTGGTAGTCAATTTTGCGAATATGGACTTGTCTGGGGCTAGTAGCGCGGAATTGGTGATCAATCAGGAGATCAGATTAACTGCCAGTGGGTCTAGTGTACTACGATATGCAGGTGATGCCGTCATCAAGGCAATAGATCTTTCTACCGGTGCTACCATAGAAAAAATTGATGCCTAA
- a CDS encoding 3-oxoacyl-ACP synthase translates to MKKKELLFRACMDVLEQKIAIAKDGMQAAQDSANNETKSSAGDKYETGRAMSQNERDMYAKQLAELQHQYKMLKSIDPKKKLDRIETGAWVTTESAEFFISIGLGLVKWELQSIMAISPVSPIAQQLLGKGEGDSYSWMNKDFKILKVQ, encoded by the coding sequence TTGAAAAAGAAGGAGTTGCTCTTTCGTGCATGTATGGATGTACTAGAGCAGAAAATCGCTATTGCTAAGGACGGCATGCAGGCCGCTCAGGATTCGGCTAACAATGAAACCAAATCATCAGCGGGAGATAAATACGAGACAGGTCGCGCCATGAGTCAAAATGAGCGTGACATGTATGCAAAACAGTTAGCCGAGTTGCAGCATCAATACAAAATGCTGAAGTCAATAGATCCAAAAAAGAAGTTGGATCGAATCGAAACAGGCGCATGGGTGACTACCGAAAGTGCTGAATTTTTCATATCCATTGGTCTTGGATTAGTCAAATGGGAGTTACAATCGATCATGGCCATATCACCGGTATCCCCAATTGCACAACAGTTACTTGGAAAGGGAGAGGGAGATAGCTATTCCTGGATGAATAAGGACTTCAAAATTCTAAAAGTACAGTAA